The genomic region ACAGCTATAAGGCAGAAGCACTTTGGCGGACGACTGTTCCTTGGCAAATCTGCGCATCGAATATTGCACATAACCTTTACTTTTCAAAGTCTCACGTGCTGCCTTATACAGCTCCATCCGAATATCAGGTCCCTGACGGAGAATATCATCAGGCTTCACGATCGTATTTTCCCGTGTATACAAGGGATAGATAAAGATTTCGCCCGGCTCGTAGGCTAACACTCTTTCCAGTGAATAGAGCCACGATTCAACCGTTTGCCCTGGCAGACCATAGATCAGATCCAGATTCAACAATGGGAAATCATAACGAGTAAGCTTCTCAAGCGCTCGTTCAACCTCCTGCGGTTTTTGCGGACGATAGATGGCGGATGCTTCAGCTTCAATGAAACTCTGAATCCCCATACTGACACGATCTACACTTCGTTCCTTCATAATGGATAGCTTAGCTTCCGTAACGGTATCCGGCGACGTCTCCACTGATATTGATGCTTGCGAGGGATCCAGCCCCATCACATGTTCAGCAATATCAAACAGACGGTTCAACTGGACCTCATTCAATAATGTAGGTGTTCCCCCACCAATCGCGAACCGCGAATACGGTCTTCGAGATGTAATAGGTGCCCACTGCTTCGCCTGACGTTCCAACGCATCCACATAGCGTTCATGCGTATCATCTCGACGATCCGGCAGTGTGAACAGATTACAGAATCCGCAACGAGCAGCGCAAAAGGGAATGTGCATATATAAAAAATACGTATCGGTATTCTCTTTTTCCCACAGTGACTCCAGTGGCAACGGTGGGTCCAGCTCCCGATATGCCGTCTTGTGTGGGTAAGAGTATAAGTAAGAACGATAGGGGAATGCCAGTACTTCACTGAGACCTGTAGTTATATTGGATCCGGACTGTGTGGAATGGCCTGTTGTCGTATGTTGTGATTGTTTATCCATCGGTTTCCTCCTGTCTCCGGTTGTTGTCATCATAAAAGCAATACATTCTATACTAAAAATTCACGGTAAGGCACCGTCCATACGACATCATGTGCAAGCCGGTGTCCTTGATACCCATCTTCGCCGTAAGCTGTACCATGATCGGAAAAAGCCAGGCAATACGCTGGGCGGGCGCGTTTTCGCATCGCCTCGAACAACGGCCCAAGGGCCTCGTCTACATATCGAAGTGCAGCCCGTTGGGTCTCCACCGAGTCCTCCTTGGCTCCTTCTACAAAGTACCGATTTGGACCATGAATGGCAGACACGTTCAAAAACATAAATATCTTTTCATCCGGCGCCGTCTGCTCAAGCAGCTTTAATGCATGCTGTACCTGATGTTCTGTCGATTTGGGGTTGGTTACCCCAAAGTTCATTCGCCAGTAGCTCTGTTGAAAATAGCCGGGCAATACTTTCGCAAGTGGGTTTTTTTTCGTAAAAAAGATGACGCCTCCAATGCAAATTGTACGGTAACCTTCAGCTGCGAACCCGGATACGATATCTGGTGTGTCGAACAGCCAGGTGTGCGGATGTGTCTTGAGTCCGGTATTCCGGGAATGAAACAGCCTTACATGAGATGCCTTATCTGTATTGGCAGGTGTAGGCATAAAACCACCAAAAAAAGCATGGTGCGCCGCGTATGTAAAACTGCCCGGGGTATGACGCTTCTCCCACGGACCCGAACCACACAGATTTGGACAGTTTTCCTCTTCCAGCTTGGCTACGTCATATCGTAACGTATCCAGCGTAATCATTAACAAGTCATGGGAGCCCACGATGGTGTTCATATCAGGCATGTTGAATAGGCTCCTTTCGTAAAAGTTCCATTTCCCACTCATAGGTTCCGAGGCCATGATGCTCGACCCTATATAACAGATCTCCAAACGGATTCACATCCAGCACATAGGCACGTGGATTCGCACCACTCGTAAGCATCACATCAATCCCGGCTGACCACGAATTGGGAAATGAAGACATGGCTGCCTGCGCTGCCGTCCGAACTAGCGACATCCGCTGTTCATCCAGCCCTGCTTCAGCAGGCAGCATACGCTCATTGCGCAGATGCAGATTGGTAATCGGAGTACGGCTCAGCCGCATAATCGCGTGACCTGCCTGTCCACCTGCAACCAGTTGGCGAATATCATAGGCCCGTTGATCAAGCGTGGCTTTGGGCATCCACCGTTCAATCTGTGCACCTTCTGCACATAACCAGTTCATCAGCGTAGCAATCTCTTCACTGCCGGTATACTTGCGTAGACGTCCTTCATTGAAGAAAATTGTCTTGCCCTGTATCAGTTCCATCCCCATCGTCGTTACAGCGATCTCATCACCTGTTCGGGGATTGACTTGATATGCGACAACGCCTGAGGCTCCTGAGCCACTCGCGAGCTTTACAAATACACGATTCATACCAGCAGATTGCATAGCCGTACGTAGATTGGTGTAACTTCGAATCGGCTGTGAAGAAGTTAGCACCGGGGGGATTTGAACCCCATGGGAAGATAAATGATGTTGGCACTGTCTTTTATCAAACATCAATTGGATATCACTGGGATCATTCATAAATCGGACTTCAGGCCACATTTCCCGAGCTTCATGGCCGATTCGATCCAAACATGCTTTCCAGCCACGAAACCACTGAGCAGGTGCGTAAATTCTTCCCCACTCTTGTTCCAGCGAAAGTGCCTGTTCTGTGGAGAATGCTTCTGCTCCCATTCCATCCGTTAATGTTGTCGTATCGTTCATAGCTCCAAGGAACAGTAACTCACGTTCCACTTCCCAATCCTCACCAGGCGCATCAATTCGAATCAGGGGTACCGGCAGATTGGAATCTACAGTATCAGCAATCGTTCCGCCGTGTCTCCAGTTCTGAAGCAATTGAGCATATGGCAGTACAACCGCAGGTTTCAAACCCAATCTATGCCGGGCCTCTTGCATCCCTTGAGTTCGTCGGTTATCGGGGTTTCCAATCAATAATAAGGGTTGATCTCGTGTTGGATCAGGTACATCTATCGGTTGATGCAGGCTTTCTTTTATTTCTTTTATTTCCTTTACGCCTGACATTGTCTACTCCGTTAACGACGGGTAACGCCAGTCATCCTCATCACTCTGTTGCTGGTCGCTAACATCTACGGATATACCCGAGTGGTTCCAGCGGCTAATCATTTCATTGGTCATGTAATGGTAACTTAGATCAAGATGCTTCAGCTTCTTAATCCGTTCACTGGCTAGTAGTGCTTCTGCTCCTTCATCGGACAACGTCCCTTGCGATAGATCCAATATTTCAAGTTGATCCAGAATATGTGCATCAGCTGCTGCTTTGGCAATCTCATCCTGAATTTCACTGTCTTTTAGACCCAAGTAAACCAGCTGTGGAAATAATCCTTGTTCCAAAAGGGGAAGCACATCTTCAAGTGAACCATCGAAACCATAATTATCCACACCCAGATACAGTTCCAATTTACGCAATTCAGGCAACTCGGCGTGGGTGATCGAAGATAACACGTCTTTCGGGAGACCACCACAAATAATAATCAATTCTTCAAGCTTGGCATGCTGAAGTGGTTCCAGACTAAGACCGCTACTGCCCATTACAGAGAATGATTTTAATTCTGGAAAAGCACCCAACAGCGGGGTAAGATTCGTCTGAATAATCCACGACACTTCGCACTCTTCGTATCCCATATCCCCGATGAACAGTTTCTTCAATGACGGAAAGCTTGGAGCTGACTCGACGAGTGTGCTCATGAACTCGTCAGGCGAATTTTCATAAGCCTGTCCCCAATCTCCGATGACCAGACTTTCCAATGAGCTGGCCTCCGGTTTAGCTGCCAGTTCCTTAATTAATTTTTCCATACGAATGCCGTCCTCATAATCATCGTAGGATACAACAAGCTTCACTTCTTGCATGAGCAAATCCCTCCGTTTAAGGTTCATATATGATTCGTTAATTTGAATGTTAACCTATACCACACAAGGCTTGCAACTTCTTCCAACTCCAGTCCCAATGAGATTCCCAATCGTGCAATGTTAACCATTTCTGACGTAGGTACAGGAACACACGTTCTGTATTATGGTCGCAGAAATAGCCATCCTCATTTAGGTATATGGATGGACCTCCCCAAACCTCACTCAAACACTTCATTGCATAGAAAAAAGCGTTAATGGCGAGTGAACCATTCCATCGGAATGCTTCTATCCTTCCATTAACGCTTTGATGTTTAATCTTATCCTTCAAGTCTGGATACGAGTGCTCTCAGCGCATGACCACGGTGGCTAATCGCCTGCTTTTGCTCGAGCGTCAGCTCCGCCATCGTCATCTCATATTCAGGTACATAGAAGAGTGGATCATATCCAAAACCGCCAGCACCTGCAGCTTGAGCCGTGATCCAGCCTTCCGCAGTGCCTTCCGATTCATACTTATCACCAGTTGTCGGATCGTACAGTACCAGCGCACAGACGAAACGAGCTGGACTTAGTAGCGGTTGCTCGGTGTCCTCACCGGATTTCAACGATTCCAGCCTCTCCAGCAACTTCGCATTATTCTGTGCATCCGTTGCTCCTTCGCCTGCATATCTCGCTGAATATACGCCTGGCTCACCGTCCAACAGATCTACGCAAAGTCCCGAATCGTCTGCCAGAACGGGCAAACCAAGCGCATCACCAACCGCTTTGGCTTTCTTCCAGGCATTCTCCGCGAACGTTACGCCGTCTTCCACCACATCCGGCAGCTCCGGATAGTCAAACATGCTCTTAACCTCTTTGCCAAGCGGTGCGAAAGCATGAGCGAATTCACGGACTTTACCTGCATTGCGGGTTGCGACAATGAGAATTGGGCTGTCCAAACTCATCTTACGCTTCCCCTAATCCACGTGCGCCGATCTTGAGCGCAATCGGTCCAAGTACTTCTTTTTGACGCTCGATCATCTCCAGAATTCCCTGCTCGCCCAGTTCCAACATGGCGTTCAGCTCACGGCGATCAA from Paenibacillus sp. FSL R5-0341 harbors:
- a CDS encoding STM4012 family radical SAM protein encodes the protein MDKQSQHTTTGHSTQSGSNITTGLSEVLAFPYRSYLYSYPHKTAYRELDPPLPLESLWEKENTDTYFLYMHIPFCAARCGFCNLFTLPDRRDDTHERYVDALERQAKQWAPITSRRPYSRFAIGGGTPTLLNEVQLNRLFDIAEHVMGLDPSQASISVETSPDTVTEAKLSIMKERSVDRVSMGIQSFIEAEASAIYRPQKPQEVERALEKLTRYDFPLLNLDLIYGLPGQTVESWLYSLERVLAYEPGEIFIYPLYTRENTIVKPDDILRQGPDIRMELYKAARETLKSKGYVQYSMRRFAKEQSSAKVLLPYSCQEEGMVGLGCGARSYTSEVHYASKYGVSYKATQSIIADYVATERYDVADYGIVLSREEQRRRFILKALLHREGLTLSDYHQRFGTDVMSDYVWLTELLTEGMAQLENDEGKQILRLTEEGLGYSDAIGDWLISAEVREQMEGFVFS
- a CDS encoding STM4013/SEN3800 family hydrolase, with product MPDMNTIVGSHDLLMITLDTLRYDVAKLEEENCPNLCGSGPWEKRHTPGSFTYAAHHAFFGGFMPTPANTDKASHVRLFHSRNTGLKTHPHTWLFDTPDIVSGFAAEGYRTICIGGVIFFTKKNPLAKVLPGYFQQSYWRMNFGVTNPKSTEHQVQHALKLLEQTAPDEKIFMFLNVSAIHGPNRYFVEGAKEDSVETQRAALRYVDEALGPLFEAMRKRARPAYCLAFSDHGTAYGEDGYQGHRLAHDVVWTVPYREFLV
- a CDS encoding STM4014 family protein, which translates into the protein MSGVKEIKEIKESLHQPIDVPDPTRDQPLLLIGNPDNRRTQGMQEARHRLGLKPAVVLPYAQLLQNWRHGGTIADTVDSNLPVPLIRIDAPGEDWEVERELLFLGAMNDTTTLTDGMGAEAFSTEQALSLEQEWGRIYAPAQWFRGWKACLDRIGHEAREMWPEVRFMNDPSDIQLMFDKRQCQHHLSSHGVQIPPVLTSSQPIRSYTNLRTAMQSAGMNRVFVKLASGSGASGVVAYQVNPRTGDEIAVTTMGMELIQGKTIFFNEGRLRKYTGSEEIATLMNWLCAEGAQIERWMPKATLDQRAYDIRQLVAGGQAGHAIMRLSRTPITNLHLRNERMLPAEAGLDEQRMSLVRTAAQAAMSSFPNSWSAGIDVMLTSGANPRAYVLDVNPFGDLLYRVEHHGLGTYEWEMELLRKEPIQHA
- a CDS encoding STM4015 family protein, coding for MQEVKLVVSYDDYEDGIRMEKLIKELAAKPEASSLESLVIGDWGQAYENSPDEFMSTLVESAPSFPSLKKLFIGDMGYEECEVSWIIQTNLTPLLGAFPELKSFSVMGSSGLSLEPLQHAKLEELIIICGGLPKDVLSSITHAELPELRKLELYLGVDNYGFDGSLEDVLPLLEQGLFPQLVYLGLKDSEIQDEIAKAAADAHILDQLEILDLSQGTLSDEGAEALLASERIKKLKHLDLSYHYMTNEMISRWNHSGISVDVSDQQQSDEDDWRYPSLTE
- a CDS encoding XTP/dITP diphosphatase; protein product: MSLDSPILIVATRNAGKVREFAHAFAPLGKEVKSMFDYPELPDVVEDGVTFAENAWKKAKAVGDALGLPVLADDSGLCVDLLDGEPGVYSARYAGEGATDAQNNAKLLERLESLKSGEDTEQPLLSPARFVCALVLYDPTTGDKYESEGTAEGWITAQAAGAGGFGYDPLFYVPEYEMTMAELTLEQKQAISHRGHALRALVSRLEG